A window from Pseudomonas alloputida encodes these proteins:
- the relA gene encoding GTP diphosphokinase, translating to MVQVRVHQPVNTDGSINLEAWLDHVVSVDSALDRAALKEACEFALEVEKKGNPAKHSWADGTSSFQAGLEIAEILADLKLDQDSLVAAVIYRSVREGKVTLAEVSQRFGPVVSKLIDGVLRMAAISASLSPRQSLVLGSQAQVENLRKMLVAMVDDVRVALIKLAERTCAIRAVKSADDEKRLRVAREVFDIYAPLAHRLGIGHIKWELEDLSFRYLEPDQYKQIAKLLHERRLDRERFISDVMNQLQNELLATGVKADISGRAKHIYSIWRKMQRKGLEFSQIYDVRAVRVLVPEIRDCYTALGIVHTLWRHIPKEFDDYIANPKENGYRSLHTAVIGPEGKVLEVQIRTHGMHEEAELGVCAHWRYKGTDVKPSSNHYEEKISWLRQVLEWHEELGDIGGLAEQLRVDIEPDRVYVFTPDGHAIDLPKGATPLDFAYRVHTEIGHNCRGAKINGRIVPLNYSLQTGEQVEIITSKHGNPSRDWLNSNLGYVTTSRARAKIVHWFKLQARDQNVAAGKTLLERELSRLGLPQVDFERLAEKTNVKTAEDMFASLGAGDLRLAHLVNAAQQLLEPERIEQIELVPRKPTGPRTGKRGDIQIQGVGNLLTQMAGCCQPLPGDAIVGYITQGRGVSIHRQDCASVLQLAGKEPERMIQVSWGPIPVQTYPVDIVIRAYDRPGLLRDVSQVLLNEKINVLAVNTRSNKEDNTALMSLTIEIPGLDALGRLLGRISQLPNIIETRRNRTP from the coding sequence ATGGTACAGGTGAGAGTGCACCAGCCGGTCAACACTGACGGCAGTATCAATCTCGAAGCATGGTTGGACCATGTGGTAAGCGTCGATTCGGCACTGGATCGCGCAGCGCTGAAAGAAGCCTGCGAGTTTGCTCTTGAGGTAGAGAAAAAGGGCAACCCGGCCAAGCATTCCTGGGCGGATGGTACGTCCAGCTTCCAGGCAGGCCTGGAAATCGCCGAAATTCTGGCTGACCTCAAGCTCGACCAGGACTCCCTGGTGGCTGCGGTCATCTACCGCTCGGTGCGCGAGGGCAAGGTCACCCTCGCCGAGGTCAGCCAGCGGTTTGGCCCGGTGGTGTCCAAGCTGATCGACGGTGTGCTGCGCATGGCCGCCATCAGTGCCAGCCTCAGCCCACGACAGTCGCTGGTGCTGGGCTCGCAGGCGCAGGTAGAGAACCTGCGCAAGATGCTGGTGGCCATGGTCGACGACGTGCGCGTGGCGCTGATCAAGCTGGCCGAACGCACGTGCGCAATCCGGGCGGTCAAGTCCGCCGATGACGAGAAACGCCTGCGTGTCGCGCGTGAAGTGTTCGACATCTACGCGCCGCTCGCGCACCGCCTGGGTATCGGTCACATCAAGTGGGAGCTGGAAGACCTGTCCTTCCGCTACCTGGAGCCCGACCAGTACAAGCAGATCGCCAAGCTGTTGCATGAGCGGCGGCTGGACCGCGAGCGCTTCATCAGCGACGTGATGAACCAGCTGCAGAACGAGTTGCTCGCCACTGGCGTGAAGGCCGACATCAGCGGCCGGGCGAAACATATCTATTCGATCTGGCGCAAGATGCAGCGCAAAGGCCTGGAGTTCAGCCAGATCTACGACGTGCGTGCGGTGCGCGTGCTGGTGCCGGAAATCCGCGACTGCTACACCGCGCTGGGCATCGTGCACACCTTGTGGCGGCATATTCCCAAGGAGTTCGACGACTACATCGCCAACCCCAAGGAGAACGGCTACCGCTCGTTGCACACTGCGGTAATCGGCCCCGAGGGCAAGGTGCTGGAGGTGCAGATCCGTACCCACGGCATGCACGAAGAGGCCGAACTTGGCGTATGCGCCCACTGGCGCTACAAGGGCACCGACGTCAAGCCCAGCTCCAACCACTACGAAGAAAAGATTTCCTGGTTGCGTCAGGTGCTGGAGTGGCACGAAGAGCTGGGCGACATCGGTGGCCTGGCCGAGCAGTTGCGGGTCGACATCGAGCCTGACCGGGTTTATGTGTTCACCCCCGACGGCCACGCCATCGACCTGCCCAAAGGCGCCACGCCATTGGACTTCGCCTACCGCGTGCACACCGAGATCGGCCACAACTGCCGCGGCGCGAAGATCAACGGCCGTATCGTGCCGCTGAACTACAGCCTGCAGACTGGCGAGCAGGTGGAGATCATCACCAGCAAGCACGGCAACCCCAGCCGTGACTGGTTGAACTCCAACCTGGGCTACGTCACCACCTCGCGGGCGCGGGCCAAGATCGTCCACTGGTTCAAATTGCAGGCCCGCGACCAGAACGTTGCTGCCGGCAAGACCTTGCTTGAGCGCGAGCTCAGTCGTCTGGGCCTGCCGCAGGTTGATTTCGAGCGCCTGGCCGAGAAGACCAACGTCAAGACCGCCGAGGACATGTTTGCCTCGCTCGGTGCTGGCGACCTGCGCCTGGCTCATCTGGTCAACGCTGCCCAGCAGTTGCTGGAGCCTGAGCGTATCGAGCAGATCGAGCTGGTGCCGCGCAAGCCTACCGGGCCGCGTACCGGCAAGCGTGGCGACATTCAGATCCAGGGTGTCGGCAACCTGCTGACACAGATGGCCGGCTGCTGCCAGCCGCTACCGGGCGATGCCATTGTCGGTTACATCACCCAGGGCCGGGGCGTGAGCATTCATCGCCAGGACTGCGCCTCGGTACTGCAGCTGGCGGGCAAAGAGCCAGAGCGCATGATCCAGGTGAGCTGGGGGCCGATCCCGGTGCAGACCTACCCGGTCGACATCGTCATCCGCGCCTACGACCGCCCGGGCCTGCTGCGCGATGTGTCGCAGGTGCTGCTGAACGAGAAGATCAACGTGCTGGCGGTGAACACCCGTTCGAACAAGGAAGACAACACCGCGCTGATGTCGCTGACCATCGAGATTCCAGGCCTGGACGCGCTGGGGCGCCTGCTGGGGCGGATCTCGCAGTTGCCGAACATCATCGAGACGCGGCGTAATCGTACCCCTTGA
- a CDS encoding DUF2058 domain-containing protein: protein MSLSLRDQLLKAGLVNQKQVSQTNKAEKKQKRMEHKGQVEVDDSQQRMAKEAMAEKARRDQELNRQQQEKAEQKARAAQVKQLIEATRLPKLSTEDYYNFVDDKKVKRIAVNALMRTKLSNGALAVVAHAGGYEVIPREAALKIQERDPGRILLLNSHVEETDEDDPYAAYKIPDDLMW from the coding sequence ATGAGCCTTTCCCTTCGCGACCAATTGCTCAAAGCCGGTCTGGTCAACCAGAAACAGGTCTCGCAGACCAACAAAGCTGAAAAGAAACAGAAGCGCATGGAGCACAAAGGCCAGGTCGAAGTCGACGACAGCCAGCAGCGCATGGCCAAGGAAGCCATGGCTGAAAAAGCCCGGCGTGACCAGGAGCTGAACCGCCAGCAGCAGGAAAAGGCCGAGCAGAAGGCCCGTGCCGCACAGGTCAAGCAACTGATCGAGGCCACTCGCCTGCCCAAACTGAGCACCGAGGATTACTACAACTTCGTCGACGACAAGAAGGTCAAGCGCATTGCCGTCAACGCGCTGATGCGCACCAAGCTGAGCAACGGCGCGCTGGCCGTGGTAGCCCATGCCGGTGGTTACGAGGTTATCCCCCGTGAGGCCGCATTGAAGATCCAGGAGCGCGACCCTGGCCGTATTCTGCTGCTCAACAGCCATGTCGAGGAAACGGACGAAGACGACCCGTACGCGGCTTACAAGATCCCTGATGATCTGATGTGGTAA
- the rlmD gene encoding 23S rRNA (uracil(1939)-C(5))-methyltransferase RlmD, which produces MSKKKSNSGLRFQPAGGNRTPQVPVGKKQRLDIERLAGDGRGIAFLDGRTWFVSGALAGEAVEARVLNARGKVVEARLERLLQAAPERREAPCRYYDRCGGCNLQHLPHEAQLALKQRTLAEQLQRVAGVQPEAWAAPLSGPEFGYRRRARVAVRWDVKARQLEVGFRAEASQDIIAIDDCAVLVQPLQSILRHLPTVLRSLSKPQALGHVELFSGTAEAVLVRHVAPLPAEDQARLQAFCEQANAQLWLQGEGEPAPVDPAAQLGFALAPWQLELAWRPGDFVQVNAQVNTAMIEQALAWLAPQADERVLDLFCGLGNFALPLARQAREVVAVEGVQAMVDRAAANARNNNVHNARFFQADLSQPLAGTGWAAEGFSAVLLDPPRDGAFEVVQGIARLKARRLVYVSCNPATLARDAQVLVGQGYRLKRAGILDMFPQTAHVEAMALFEAG; this is translated from the coding sequence ATGTCCAAGAAAAAAAGCAACAGCGGCCTGCGCTTCCAGCCGGCCGGCGGCAATCGCACCCCGCAGGTCCCAGTGGGCAAGAAGCAGCGCCTGGACATCGAGCGCCTGGCCGGTGACGGCCGTGGCATCGCCTTCCTCGACGGGCGTACCTGGTTCGTCAGCGGTGCCTTGGCCGGTGAGGCCGTGGAGGCGCGGGTGCTCAACGCCCGTGGCAAAGTGGTCGAGGCCCGCCTGGAGCGGTTGCTGCAGGCCGCGCCCGAGCGCCGTGAGGCGCCATGTCGCTACTACGACCGCTGCGGTGGCTGCAACCTGCAGCACCTGCCGCACGAAGCGCAACTGGCGCTGAAGCAGCGCACACTCGCCGAGCAGTTGCAGCGGGTGGCCGGCGTGCAACCCGAGGCGTGGGCTGCCCCCCTGAGCGGGCCGGAATTCGGCTACCGGCGCCGGGCCCGTGTCGCCGTGCGCTGGGACGTCAAGGCGCGTCAGCTGGAGGTGGGCTTCCGCGCCGAAGCCAGCCAGGACATCATAGCCATCGACGATTGCGCAGTGCTGGTACAACCCTTGCAGTCCATTTTGCGGCACTTGCCGACCGTGCTGCGTTCGTTGAGCAAGCCGCAGGCGCTGGGCCATGTAGAGCTTTTCAGTGGCACCGCCGAGGCGGTTCTGGTGCGCCACGTCGCGCCATTGCCGGCTGAGGACCAGGCCAGGTTGCAAGCGTTCTGCGAGCAGGCCAACGCCCAGCTGTGGCTGCAAGGCGAAGGTGAGCCGGCGCCCGTGGACCCAGCGGCGCAGTTGGGCTTTGCCCTGGCCCCCTGGCAGCTGGAGCTGGCCTGGCGCCCGGGCGATTTCGTGCAGGTGAATGCCCAGGTCAATACGGCGATGATCGAGCAGGCTTTGGCCTGGCTCGCTCCACAAGCCGACGAGCGTGTGCTGGACTTGTTCTGCGGTCTGGGCAACTTTGCCCTGCCGCTGGCCCGCCAGGCGCGTGAGGTGGTGGCAGTGGAAGGTGTACAGGCCATGGTCGATCGGGCCGCGGCCAATGCCCGGAACAACAATGTGCATAACGCACGGTTTTTTCAGGCCGATTTATCGCAGCCTTTGGCAGGCACCGGATGGGCCGCCGAGGGCTTTTCTGCGGTACTCTTGGATCCACCGCGCGACGGTGCTTTCGAGGTGGTGCAAGGCATCGCCCGCCTCAAGGCCAGAAGGCTGGTCTACGTATCGTGCAACCCGGCCACGCTGGCGAGAGACGCCCAAGTGCTGGTCGGCCAGGGGTACCGGTTAAAAAGGGCCGGGATTCTCGACATGTTTCCTCAGACGGCGCATGTCGAGGCCATGGCGTTATTCGAAGCGGGCTAG
- the cysM gene encoding cysteine synthase CysM, which translates to MTLQYPTIADCVGNTPLVRLQRIAGETSNTLLLKLEGNNPAGSVKDRPALSMIARAELRGQIKPGDTLIEATSGNTGIALAMAAAIKGYKMILIMPDNSTAERKAAMTAYGAELILVTKEEGMEGARDLAEKLQAEGRGLVLDQFANGDNPIAHYNSTGPEIWQQTQGTITHFVSSMGTTGTIMGCSQYLKEQNPAVQIIGLQPMEGSAIPGIRRWPEEYLPKIFDATRVDRVVDMSQQEAEDTTRRLAREEGIFCGVSSGGAVAAMLRLSREVENAVMVAIICDRGDRYLSTGLFDPR; encoded by the coding sequence ATGACCTTGCAGTACCCAACCATCGCCGATTGCGTCGGCAATACGCCACTGGTTCGCCTGCAGCGCATCGCTGGCGAAACCAGCAATACCCTCCTGCTCAAGCTCGAAGGTAACAATCCTGCCGGCTCGGTGAAAGACCGCCCGGCCCTGTCGATGATCGCTCGCGCCGAATTGCGGGGCCAGATCAAGCCAGGCGATACCCTGATCGAAGCCACCTCCGGCAACACGGGCATCGCCCTGGCGATGGCGGCGGCGATCAAGGGCTACAAGATGATCCTGATCATGCCCGACAACTCCACCGCCGAGCGCAAGGCCGCCATGACGGCCTATGGCGCCGAGCTGATCCTGGTGACCAAGGAGGAGGGGATGGAAGGCGCCCGTGACCTGGCCGAGAAGCTGCAGGCCGAAGGCCGTGGCCTGGTGCTCGACCAGTTCGCCAACGGCGACAACCCGATCGCCCACTACAACAGCACCGGCCCGGAGATCTGGCAGCAGACCCAGGGCACCATTACCCATTTCGTCAGCTCCATGGGGACCACCGGTACCATCATGGGCTGCTCGCAGTACCTCAAGGAACAGAACCCCGCGGTGCAGATCATCGGCCTGCAACCGATGGAAGGCTCGGCTATTCCGGGCATTCGCCGCTGGCCCGAGGAATATTTGCCGAAAATCTTCGACGCCACCCGCGTCGACCGCGTGGTCGACATGTCGCAGCAGGAAGCCGAAGACACCACCCGTCGCCTTGCGCGTGAAGAGGGCATTTTCTGCGGCGTGTCTTCTGGTGGTGCGGTCGCGGCCATGTTGCGTCTGTCCCGCGAAGTGGAAAATGCGGTCATGGTTGCGATCATTTGCGACCGCGGCGACCGTTATCTGTCCACTGGCCTGTTTGATCCACGCTAA
- the mazG gene encoding nucleoside triphosphate pyrophosphohydrolase codes for MTYTLDDLLHLMARLRDPQYGCPWDLKQNYASIVPHTIEEAYEVADTIERGDFEHLQGELGDLLFQVVYYSQLAREEGRFEFDGVVDSITRKLIRRHPHVFPTGELYAPVDTPSLSEAQVKSRWEEIKAEERAEKSQPEQLSLLDDVPATLPALSRAAKLQKRAATVGFDWPAALPVLDKVREELDEVLQAMADGDADALEDEVGDLLFAAVNLARHLKQDPEHALRRANRKFERRFRFIEQALRDSGRPIEDCDLDELDALWGEAKRQEKNLPSCG; via the coding sequence ATGACCTACACCCTTGACGACCTGCTGCACCTCATGGCCCGCCTGCGCGACCCGCAGTACGGCTGCCCGTGGGACCTAAAGCAGAACTACGCCAGCATCGTCCCGCACACCATCGAAGAGGCCTACGAGGTCGCTGACACCATTGAGCGCGGCGATTTCGAGCACCTGCAAGGCGAGCTGGGCGACCTGCTGTTCCAGGTGGTCTACTACAGCCAGCTGGCCCGCGAAGAAGGGCGTTTCGAGTTCGATGGCGTGGTCGACAGCATCACCCGCAAGCTCATCCGCCGCCACCCGCACGTGTTTCCGACTGGCGAGCTGTACGCGCCGGTGGACACGCCCAGCCTGAGCGAAGCCCAGGTCAAGTCGCGCTGGGAAGAAATCAAGGCCGAAGAGCGCGCGGAGAAGAGCCAGCCCGAACAGCTGTCGCTGCTTGATGACGTGCCGGCAACCTTGCCGGCGCTATCGCGGGCAGCCAAACTGCAAAAACGTGCGGCCACGGTCGGTTTCGACTGGCCGGCGGCGTTGCCGGTGCTGGACAAGGTCCGCGAAGAGCTGGATGAAGTGCTGCAGGCCATGGCCGACGGTGACGCCGATGCGCTGGAAGATGAAGTCGGCGACTTGCTGTTTGCTGCGGTCAACCTGGCCCGCCACCTCAAGCAAGACCCAGAGCATGCGCTGCGCCGCGCCAATCGCAAGTTCGAACGACGTTTCCGTTTTATCGAACAGGCATTGCGCGACAGTGGCCGCCCCATTGAAGATTGTGACCTTGACGAGCTGGATGCCCTTTGGGGGGAAGCCAAACGTCAGGAAAAGAACCTGCCCAGCTGCGGCTGA
- a CDS encoding sorbitol dehydrogenase has product MSDQNLQNFIGLSAVLTGLSAKLLAPSVDPINLPPVFFAIAQQGMGLEAFSSLLELYASIQSQPPAQIASAVLDNANPQIAQGARSIMKLWLLGSWYQPYDLGNARTGDTRVVSDQAYKESWAWKIAQSHPMGYSQFHFGYWGEQPPTLKQFTGVDAKEGQQP; this is encoded by the coding sequence ATGAGCGACCAGAACCTGCAAAACTTCATCGGCTTGTCCGCGGTGCTCACTGGCCTGTCGGCCAAGCTGCTGGCGCCTTCCGTCGACCCGATCAACCTGCCGCCGGTGTTCTTCGCCATCGCCCAGCAGGGTATGGGCCTCGAGGCGTTCAGCAGCTTGCTGGAGCTGTACGCCAGCATCCAGAGCCAGCCGCCCGCGCAAATCGCCAGCGCCGTGCTCGATAACGCGAACCCGCAAATCGCCCAGGGCGCCCGCTCGATCATGAAGCTGTGGCTGCTTGGCAGTTGGTACCAACCCTACGACCTGGGCAACGCCCGCACGGGTGATACGCGTGTGGTCTCCGACCAGGCCTACAAGGAGAGTTGGGCGTGGAAGATCGCCCAATCCCACCCCATGGGCTACAGCCAGTTCCACTTCGGATACTGGGGTGAGCAGCCACCGACCCTCAAGCAATTCACCGGTGTCGACGCCAAGGAAGGGCAGCAGCCATGA
- a CDS encoding IS110-like element ISPpu10 family transposase — protein MAMSAIPIEAGVDTSKDELVIQAAPNTKSFAIPNTPKAIKAWLKTLPKGSALAIEATSTYHMEMAEQAHAAGFAVYVIDGLRLSKYRESVAIRAKTDAHDAALLARFLSNERGSLKAWTPPPAGHREIQVLLRRRAKLVAVRGMLRMSLSGDKLFASELKRVEEVLERIELSLEKQLRAVIKKAGLSDQMRRVQRLPGVGFLTAAGLVMSFMRGEFKNSDAFVAYLGMDVTVSQSGKWAGRGKLSKRGDSEVRRLLYNASMSGSRTATWKQYYAHHQARGKKTTQALVILARRLARLAFGLMRHQADWKPEIYTGGAKPAS, from the coding sequence ATGGCAATGTCCGCAATCCCAATCGAAGCTGGCGTGGACACCTCCAAAGATGAACTGGTGATTCAAGCCGCTCCGAATACCAAATCCTTCGCCATCCCTAACACTCCGAAAGCAATCAAAGCCTGGCTCAAGACGCTGCCCAAAGGCTCAGCGCTGGCCATCGAAGCGACCAGTACCTATCACATGGAAATGGCGGAGCAAGCCCATGCTGCGGGCTTCGCGGTATACGTTATCGATGGGCTGAGGCTGAGTAAGTACCGGGAAAGTGTTGCTATACGGGCAAAAACAGATGCCCATGATGCCGCTTTGCTCGCCCGCTTCCTGAGCAACGAGCGGGGCTCTTTGAAGGCTTGGACTCCGCCACCAGCCGGGCATCGTGAGATCCAGGTGCTGCTGCGCCGCCGCGCCAAACTTGTAGCAGTGCGCGGCATGCTGCGGATGAGCTTGTCGGGCGACAAATTGTTTGCCTCAGAACTCAAACGTGTTGAGGAAGTGCTCGAACGCATAGAGCTTTCGCTGGAAAAACAGCTGCGTGCGGTGATCAAGAAGGCGGGGCTTTCCGATCAGATGCGCCGTGTTCAGAGGCTTCCGGGTGTTGGTTTCTTAACGGCTGCCGGCCTGGTGATGTCCTTCATGCGCGGCGAGTTCAAGAACAGCGACGCCTTTGTCGCTTATCTAGGCATGGATGTAACGGTTTCCCAATCCGGTAAATGGGCAGGCAGAGGGAAGTTGAGCAAGCGCGGAGACTCGGAGGTCCGTAGACTCCTGTACAACGCCTCGATGAGCGGCAGTCGAACCGCGACCTGGAAGCAGTATTACGCCCATCACCAAGCCCGGGGGAAGAAAACCACTCAAGCCTTGGTGATCCTTGCACGTCGCTTGGCTCGGCTGGCCTTCGGCCTGATGAGGCATCAGGCCGACTGGAAGCCCGAGATATATACCGGAGGTGCCAAGCCGGCCAGCTGA